One Brassica napus cultivar Da-Ae chromosome C2, Da-Ae, whole genome shotgun sequence DNA window includes the following coding sequences:
- the LOC106351770 gene encoding short-chain dehydrogenase reductase 3a-like, protein MLRSFTRNFKLIASNGSIPKPITSFLHYSTRKLEGKVAVITGGASGLGKATAEEFVSQGAQVIIVDIDEEAGRMVATELGSAANFIRCDVTVEEQVATAVKTVVARHGKLDVLLNSAGISCSISPPSIADLDMDIYDKVMCLNVRGTVLGIKHATRAMIPAGSGSILCLSSISGLMGGLGPHAYSISKFTIPGVVKTVAGELCKHGIRINCISPAGIPTPLTLRMFREVFMGHNIPEEQLVAIVNAGGDLKGEKCEERDVAKAALYLASDDAKFVTGHNLVVDGGFTCFKSPNLLFP, encoded by the exons ATGCTGAGGTCATTCACAAG AAACTTCAAACTCATTGCTTCAAATGGTTCGATCCCTAAGCCAATAACCTCTTTTCTCCACTATTCGACTAG AAAGTTAGAAGGCAAAGTCGCGGTCATAACAGGCGGTGCAAGCGGCCTAGGGAAGGCCACGGCGGAGGAATTTGTAAGCCAGGGTGCTCAAGTCATTATTGTAGATATAGACGAGGAGGCTGGTCGTATGGTCGCGACCGAACTTGGCTCAGCCGCAAATTTCATAAGATGTGATGTCACTGTGGAGGAACAAGTCGCTACGGCCGTGAAAACCGTCGTGGCTCGCCATGGGAAGCTCGACGTACTACTCAATAGCGCCGGAATATCAT GCTCCATATCACCACCAAGCATAGCGGACCTAGACATGGACATATACGACAAAGTGATGTGTCTCAACGTGCGAGGCACCGTCTTAGGGATAAAGCACGCGACTCGAGCCATGATCCCCGCTGGCTCAGGCTCCATCCTTTGTCTCTCTAGCATCAGCGGGTTAATGGGCGGGTTAGGCCCACATGCATACTCAATATCTAAATTCACAATACCGGGTGTGGTCAAGACGGTAGCTGGTGAGCTGTGCAAGCACGGCATAAGGATCAACTGTATATCACCTGCGGGCATTCCTACGCCTCTAACGCTGAGAATGTTTCGAGAAGTGTTTATGGGTCACAACATTCCGGAGGAACAGCTTGTGGCCATTGTGAACGCAGGAGGAGATTTGAAGGGAGAGAAGTGTGAAGAGAGAGATGTGGCTAAAGCGGCTTTGTATTTGGCATCAGATGATGCTAAGTTTGTGACGGGGCATAACCTTGTTGTTGATGGTGGATTTACTTGTTTCAAGTCTCCTAATCTCCTTTTTCCTTAA
- the LOC106347723 gene encoding transcription factor ICE1, whose protein sequence is MVLDGNGGAVWLGGGGGGGGGERVHEEEDGAAHFKPMLEGGDWFSNQPQELHMLQSHHQDFRFLGGGFAFNPNDNLLLDSSSSCSPSQAFGLDMSHQPSFLAAANNKSCLLNVANPFDNNAFEFGSDSGFLGHIQAPMGFGSLMQLGNNNSTPLCGGGGGGGGGFTPLELEGFGSPASFVGSRAKVLKPLEVLASSGAQPTLFQKRAAMRQSSGMMRKLSDDGEMDETGVEVSGLNYESDELNESGKAAESVQNGGGGRGKKKGMPAKNLMAERRRRKKLNDRLYMLRSVVPKISKMDRASILGDAIDYLKELLQRINDLHNELESTPNGSLPPTSSSFHPLTPTPQTLSCRVKEELCPSSLPSPKGQQARVEVRLREGRAVNIHMFCGRRPGLLLDTMKALDNLGLDVQQAVISCFNGFALDVFRAEQCQEGQEILPDQIKAVLFDTAGYAGMI, encoded by the exons ATGGTTCTCGACGGAAACGGCGGCGCGGTATGGTtaggcggcggcggcggaggaggaggaggagaacgGGTTCATGAGGAGGAGGACGGTGCTGCTCACTTCAAACCTATGCTTGAAGGTGGTGACTGGTTCAGTAACCAACCTCAAGAACTCCACATGTTACAGAGTCATCATCAAGATTTCAGATTCCTCGGTGGTGGTTTCGCCTTTAATCCTAACGATAAccttcttcttgattcttcttcctcttgctcTCCCTCTCAAGCTTTTGGCCTCGACATGTCTCATCAGCCTTCGTTCTTGGCCGCTGCTAACAACAAGTCTTGTCTCCTCAACGTTGCAAACCCTTTTGATAATAATGCCTTTGAGTTCGGGTCTGATTCTGGCTTTCTCGGACATATCCAAGCTCCTATGGGGTTCGGTTCGTTGATGCAGTTGGGGAACAACAACTCAACGCCGTTATGtggaggtggaggtggaggtggaggtggaTTCACACCGTTGGAGTTAGAGGGTTTCGGGAGTCCTGCGAGTTTTGTCGGGAGCAGAGCGAAGGTTCTGAAGCCTTTGGAGGTGTTAGCTTCGTCCGGTGCACAGCCTACTTTGTTCCAGAAACGTGCAGCCATGCGTCAGAGCTCAGGGATGATGAGGAAGCTGAGCGATGATGGAGAGATGGATGAGACTGGGGTTGAGGTTTCAGGGTTGAACTATGAGTCTGATGAGCTGAACGAGAGCGGTAAAGCCGCTGAGAGTGTTCAGAACGGTGGAGGAggtagagggaagaagaaaggaaTGCCAGCAAAGAATCTTATGGCTGAGAGGAGAAGGAGGAAGAAGCTTAATGATAGACTCTATATGCTTAGATCAGTTGTCCCCAAGATCAGCAAA ATGGATAGAGCATCAATACTTGGAGATGCAATTGATTACCTCAAGGAGCTTTTACAAAGGATCAATGACCTTCACAACGAGCTCGAGTCAACTCCAAATGGATCTCTCCCTCCAACTTCATCAAGCTTCCATCCATTAACGCCTACACCGCAGACTCTCTCTTGCCGCGTCAAGGAAGAGTTGTGTCCCTCTTCTTTGCCAAGCCCTAAAGGCCAGCAAGCTAGA GTTGAGGTTAGATTAAGGGAAGGAAGAGCGGTGAACATTCACATGTTCTGTGGTCGTAGACCTGGACTTTTGCTGGATACCATGAAAGCTTTGGATAATCTTGGATTGGATGTTCAGCAAGCTGTGATCAGTTGTTTCAATGGGTTTGCCTTGGATGTTTTCCGCGCTGAG CAATGCCAAGAAGGACAGGAGATATTGCCTGATCAAATCAAAGCAGTGCTTTTCGATACAGCGGGCTACGCTGGTATGATCTGA